In Deinococcus maricopensis DSM 21211, one genomic interval encodes:
- a CDS encoding polysaccharide biosynthesis protein, translating into MKPTTSKFLIDLALWSAAGLLAYGFRKPELLSRGVPSNVLGYLLLSLLVMAALETYYSLHRQSWQRVGILDLQLLGRAVTLATLVMFALGFILQTWLQLPRSVPVMAGVLGLLLMGGIRLVARLTSERVRLQAAPQRQRVLIVGAGDAGSLIAREMQRHPEAGLEPIGFLDDEPRKIRGRVVGLPVFGPIDDLVTVAKREQAQEILIAVPSADGQFVRRVVSLARDTGLRYRIIPGMFEILSSDVTISQIRDVNLEDLLRRPPVRLNTAEIASYLKGRVILVTGAGGSIGSEIIRQLAVFGPSTVLLFGRGENSIFSIQQELLRTWPEIEQVGLIGDVRDAARLRAVFERYRPEVVFHAAAHKHVPLMEEAPSEAILNNVIGTQNVVDLCLEFGVSRLVNISTDKAVNPTSVMGASKRVAEMVVSAGAARARDAQAFVSVRFGNVLGSRGSVVPTFMAQIRAGGPITVTHPEMVRYFMTIPEAARLVLQAGGLAENGKVYVLDMGEPVKIADLAHDVIRLSGAWNVDVVYSGIRPGEKLYEELLTTSEGADATTHSEIFSARLAQVNEYQIIDNVQALRSAAQKNDEHKIRHLLSEMIPENKFGSIR; encoded by the coding sequence ATGAAGCCGACCACCAGTAAGTTCCTGATCGATCTCGCCCTCTGGAGCGCCGCTGGACTGCTGGCCTACGGATTCCGCAAGCCGGAACTCCTGAGTCGCGGCGTGCCCAGCAACGTCCTCGGGTACCTGCTGCTCAGCTTGCTGGTCATGGCCGCTCTGGAAACGTACTACAGCCTCCACCGGCAATCATGGCAGCGCGTCGGCATCCTGGACCTGCAGCTTCTGGGCCGCGCCGTCACTCTCGCCACCCTGGTGATGTTCGCCCTAGGGTTCATTCTTCAGACCTGGCTCCAACTTCCCCGGAGTGTGCCCGTGATGGCCGGCGTGCTCGGCCTGCTCTTGATGGGGGGAATCCGGTTGGTCGCACGCTTGACCAGCGAGCGCGTCCGCCTGCAGGCGGCACCTCAACGCCAACGGGTCCTGATTGTCGGCGCGGGCGACGCCGGCAGCCTGATTGCGCGCGAGATGCAGCGCCACCCGGAAGCGGGCCTCGAACCCATCGGTTTCTTGGACGACGAACCCCGAAAAATCCGGGGGCGCGTGGTGGGCCTCCCAGTTTTCGGCCCCATAGACGACCTTGTCACCGTCGCCAAACGCGAGCAGGCGCAGGAGATCCTCATTGCCGTGCCCTCCGCGGACGGTCAGTTCGTCCGCCGCGTGGTCAGTCTGGCGCGCGATACCGGTCTGCGCTACCGCATTATTCCCGGCATGTTCGAGATTCTCAGCAGTGACGTCACCATCAGCCAGATCCGCGACGTCAACCTCGAAGATCTCCTGCGCCGCCCACCCGTCCGGCTCAACACCGCAGAAATCGCCAGTTACCTCAAAGGACGGGTGATTCTGGTGACCGGCGCGGGCGGCAGTATCGGTTCCGAGATCATCCGCCAACTGGCCGTTTTCGGTCCCTCGACCGTTTTGCTGTTCGGACGTGGTGAAAACAGCATCTTCTCGATTCAACAGGAGCTGCTGCGGACATGGCCCGAAATTGAGCAGGTCGGCCTGATTGGGGACGTCCGTGACGCCGCGCGCCTCCGCGCCGTATTCGAACGCTACCGCCCCGAAGTCGTCTTCCACGCCGCAGCGCACAAGCATGTGCCTCTGATGGAGGAAGCGCCTTCCGAAGCCATCCTGAACAACGTCATCGGTACGCAGAACGTCGTCGACCTGTGCCTGGAGTTCGGTGTGAGCCGTCTGGTGAACATCTCGACGGATAAGGCCGTCAACCCGACCAGCGTGATGGGAGCGTCCAAGCGCGTGGCCGAAATGGTCGTTTCCGCAGGGGCGGCGCGCGCGCGGGACGCCCAGGCGTTCGTTTCGGTGAGGTTCGGGAACGTTCTGGGCAGCCGAGGGAGTGTCGTGCCGACCTTTATGGCGCAGATCCGTGCTGGCGGACCCATTACCGTCACCCACCCCGAGATGGTGAGGTACTTCATGACCATTCCAGAAGCCGCGCGGCTGGTCTTGCAGGCAGGTGGCCTGGCGGAAAACGGAAAAGTGTACGTCCTGGATATGGGTGAGCCAGTCAAGATCGCGGACCTGGCCCATGACGTGATCCGACTGAGCGGTGCGTGGAATGTCGACGTGGTCTACAGCGGTATCCGTCCGGGCGAGAAACTTTATGAGGAGTTACTGACCACGAGCGAAGGCGCAGACGCCACGACGCACAGCGAAATATTCAGTGCTCGACTGGCGCAGGTCAACGAGTATCAGATCATC
- a CDS encoding hybrid nucleoside-diphosphate sugar epimerase/sugar transferase, whose translation MTGAVLVVGASGFVGRALCQELVRRGERVHAAARRPDGLPEGVHFVPLPDLTQAGLNWEPLLVGVDRVIYLAARVHVMNDTHPDPLAAYRAVNRDAPRSLAAAAAQQGLQRFVYLSSVKVNGESSAEPFTEQTPPAPVDPYGVSKLEAEQALFELSAATGLQVVVLRPPLVYGPGVKANFMALARAAGRGVPLPLGAVRNRRSLVYVENLVDLIILTLSHPAAPGQVFFATDGQDLSTAELTRGLAEAQGRQPWLPAVPPALLRLAGQVVRRPAVTARLLGSLQVSSDKARHLLGWTPPFPVWQALGRTGASLRTPPTPRTSRQLTWTQKLYLRVRSPMERLVAALVLLLISPLLVLIGVLIRLDSPGPILFLQERAGRKHRAFVIYKFRTMRTGTPNLSTEDMERSGLNPITRIGAFLRRTSLDELPQLLNVLKGEMSLIGPRPALMTQTPVLTLREAAGVDALAPGITGYAQVTGRDDLTDAEKVKRDAEYLESLSLTMDLRIVTMTLRSIIQGTGTK comes from the coding sequence ATGACAGGAGCAGTCCTCGTCGTGGGTGCCAGCGGGTTCGTGGGCCGCGCCCTCTGCCAGGAGCTCGTGCGGCGCGGCGAGCGTGTGCACGCCGCCGCCCGTCGTCCCGACGGCCTCCCCGAAGGAGTCCACTTTGTTCCGCTTCCCGACCTCACGCAAGCCGGGCTGAACTGGGAACCGCTCCTGGTCGGTGTGGACCGGGTCATTTACCTCGCTGCGCGCGTACACGTCATGAACGACACGCACCCGGACCCCCTCGCGGCCTACCGCGCCGTGAACCGGGACGCGCCGCGCTCGCTCGCTGCTGCCGCAGCACAGCAGGGCCTCCAGCGCTTCGTGTACCTCAGCTCCGTTAAGGTGAACGGCGAGTCCAGCGCCGAACCGTTCACGGAACAGACGCCTCCGGCGCCCGTCGACCCCTACGGCGTCAGTAAATTGGAAGCGGAGCAGGCCCTCTTCGAACTTTCTGCCGCCACTGGCCTGCAGGTGGTGGTGCTTCGCCCGCCGCTGGTCTACGGACCGGGCGTCAAAGCCAACTTCATGGCCCTCGCGCGGGCCGCCGGCCGGGGCGTCCCCCTGCCTCTCGGCGCCGTTCGCAACCGCCGAAGCCTGGTGTACGTCGAGAACCTGGTGGACCTCATCATCCTGACACTCAGTCATCCAGCCGCGCCGGGACAGGTGTTTTTCGCCACGGACGGTCAGGACCTCTCGACAGCGGAACTGACCCGCGGTCTCGCGGAAGCCCAGGGGCGACAACCCTGGCTTCCGGCCGTGCCACCAGCCCTGCTGCGTCTCGCTGGCCAGGTGGTTCGGCGTCCGGCAGTCACCGCGCGCCTGCTGGGTTCCCTGCAGGTCAGCAGTGACAAGGCCCGGCACCTTCTGGGCTGGACCCCGCCCTTTCCCGTCTGGCAGGCGCTCGGTCGAACCGGCGCGAGCCTGCGCACCCCACCGACGCCGCGCACTTCACGGCAGCTGACATGGACGCAGAAGCTCTACTTGCGCGTCCGCTCACCCATGGAACGCCTGGTGGCCGCCCTGGTGCTGCTGCTGATCAGCCCGCTGCTCGTGCTGATCGGCGTGCTGATCCGTCTCGATTCGCCCGGACCGATCCTGTTCCTCCAAGAACGGGCGGGGCGCAAGCATCGCGCTTTCGTCATCTACAAGTTCCGCACCATGCGCACCGGCACGCCCAACCTCTCCACGGAAGACATGGAGCGGTCCGGCCTGAACCCCATCACCCGCATTGGTGCATTCCTGCGACGCACCAGCCTGGATGAGCTGCCGCAACTCCTGAACGTTCTCAAGGGCGAAATGAGCCTGATTGGACCCCGCCCCGCCCTGATGACGCAAACCCCCGTCCTGACCCTCCGTGAAGCCGCCGGCGTCGACGCGCTGGCGCCCGGCATCACCGGGTATGCTCAGGTCACCGGCCGCGACGACCTCACAGATGCCGAAAAGGTCAAGCGCGACGCCGAATATCTTGAAAGCCTGAGCCTCACCATGGACCTCCGGATTGTCACCATGACGTTACGCTCCATCATCCAAGGGACCGGAACCAAATGA
- a CDS encoding glycosyltransferase family 4 protein, whose product MHLLIVTQYFWPENFRINDLVEGLHQRGHRITVLTGHPNYPSGRFTHGYTGRQVVEEQFGGIRVLRVPMLARGQGSGARLMLNYLSFALSGSVLGARLARDRYDAIFVYEPSPMTVGFPAMTLKRLSGRPIAFYIQDLWPESLSATGFVKNPVALKAVEWMVRGIYKACDQILVTSRAFIPRVQRLGVPAERISYYPQYAESFYAPRPRDPRWAQAQGIPEGFTVMFAGNMGVAQDLFTVLDAAERLRDQNVNWVFVGDGSVRQQLEAQARERGLTRVYFLGSHPAQEMPQFFAQADALLVSLTRDDLFALTVPAKIQSYLACGRPILASLAGEGAEIVREAHAGVTCPPQDGAALAEAVRTLQALPSEARETMGQQGRAYFEAHFEREQLLTQLEETLMALRSTK is encoded by the coding sequence ATGCACCTGCTCATCGTCACGCAGTACTTCTGGCCAGAAAACTTCCGAATCAATGACCTCGTGGAGGGCCTGCACCAACGCGGGCACCGCATCACGGTCCTCACCGGGCACCCCAATTACCCATCCGGCAGATTCACGCACGGGTACACCGGACGGCAGGTGGTCGAGGAGCAGTTCGGAGGCATCCGCGTCCTCCGTGTGCCCATGCTGGCCCGCGGACAGGGCAGCGGCGCCAGGTTGATGCTGAACTACCTGTCGTTCGCGCTGTCCGGCAGCGTGCTGGGCGCACGCCTGGCACGTGACCGGTACGACGCCATCTTCGTCTATGAACCCTCCCCGATGACAGTGGGGTTCCCGGCCATGACCCTGAAACGCCTGAGTGGCCGGCCGATCGCGTTCTACATTCAGGACCTCTGGCCGGAGAGCCTGTCGGCCACGGGGTTCGTGAAGAACCCCGTGGCTCTCAAGGCTGTCGAGTGGATGGTGCGCGGCATCTACAAGGCGTGCGACCAGATTCTGGTGACGTCCCGCGCGTTCATTCCGCGCGTGCAGCGTCTGGGTGTACCCGCTGAACGCATCAGCTACTACCCGCAGTACGCGGAGAGCTTCTACGCACCGCGCCCACGTGACCCACGCTGGGCACAGGCGCAGGGCATCCCGGAAGGCTTTACGGTCATGTTCGCGGGCAACATGGGTGTCGCTCAGGACCTCTTTACTGTTCTGGACGCGGCCGAACGCCTGCGGGACCAGAACGTGAACTGGGTTTTCGTGGGCGACGGCAGCGTTCGTCAACAACTCGAAGCCCAGGCCAGAGAGCGTGGGCTGACCCGGGTGTACTTCCTGGGAAGCCACCCCGCGCAGGAGATGCCCCAGTTCTTCGCGCAAGCAGACGCCCTGCTGGTGTCCCTGACCCGCGACGATCTGTTCGCGCTGACGGTTCCTGCGAAAATCCAGTCCTACCTTGCGTGCGGACGGCCGATCCTGGCGTCCCTGGCCGGTGAAGGCGCGGAGATCGTCCGGGAAGCGCACGCTGGGGTGACCTGCCCACCGCAGGACGGCGCCGCCCTGGCTGAGGCGGTCCGGACGCTTCAGGCGCTGCCCAGCGAAGCCCGCGAAACGATGGGGCAACAGGGGCGCGCCTATTTCGAGGCGCACTTCGAGCGCGAGCAGCTGCTCACGCAACTCGAAGAGACGCTGATGGCCCTCCGGAGCACGAAATGA
- the wecB gene encoding non-hydrolyzing UDP-N-acetylglucosamine 2-epimerase, producing MTLPPTRRLKVMTVVGTRPEIIRLSRVLARLDEYTDHVLVHTGQNYDYELNGVFFNDLGVRQPDHFLEAAGSSAAETIGQILIRMDPVLAQEQPDALLILGDTNSCLAAINAKRRKIPIFHMEAGNRCFDQRVPEETNRKIVDHTSDINLTYSSIAREYLLREGLDPARVIKTGSPMFEVLHHYRPQIDASDVLTRLGLHPGAYFVVSAHREENVDSDKNLRRLHETLNAVADHFGQRVIVSTHPRTQKRIDAAGLSFHENVELLKPLGFHDYVHLQMHARAVLSDSGTITEESSILNFPALNIREAHERPEGMEEAAVMMTGLQVERVLQGLTILERQPRGDDRLLRLVEDYAMPNVSDKVVRLILSYTDYVNRVVWRKDM from the coding sequence ATGACCCTGCCCCCAACCCGCCGCCTGAAAGTCATGACCGTCGTCGGTACCCGCCCGGAAATCATCCGTCTTTCCCGAGTGCTCGCTCGTCTGGATGAGTACACCGATCATGTGCTGGTTCACACGGGGCAGAACTACGACTATGAACTCAACGGCGTCTTCTTCAATGATCTGGGTGTGCGGCAACCGGATCATTTCCTGGAAGCGGCGGGCAGCAGCGCCGCTGAAACGATCGGTCAGATCCTGATCCGCATGGATCCGGTGCTGGCGCAGGAGCAGCCGGACGCCCTGCTCATCCTCGGGGACACCAACAGCTGCCTGGCGGCCATCAACGCCAAACGGCGCAAGATCCCCATCTTTCATATGGAGGCCGGGAACCGCTGCTTCGACCAGCGCGTCCCGGAGGAAACCAACCGGAAGATCGTCGACCACACCAGCGACATCAACCTGACGTACAGCTCGATTGCCCGCGAATACCTGCTGCGCGAAGGTCTGGATCCTGCGCGCGTCATCAAGACGGGCAGCCCGATGTTCGAGGTCCTGCACCACTACCGCCCTCAGATCGACGCATCTGACGTGCTGACGCGGCTGGGTCTGCATCCCGGAGCGTACTTCGTGGTGAGTGCGCACCGCGAAGAGAACGTCGATTCCGACAAGAACCTGCGCCGGCTCCACGAGACCCTGAACGCCGTGGCTGACCACTTCGGCCAGCGCGTGATTGTCTCCACGCACCCGCGCACCCAGAAACGCATTGATGCGGCTGGCCTGAGCTTCCACGAAAACGTGGAGTTGCTGAAGCCGCTCGGCTTCCACGACTACGTTCACCTTCAGATGCACGCCCGGGCGGTGCTCTCAGACTCGGGCACGATCACGGAGGAATCGAGCATCCTCAATTTCCCGGCCCTCAACATCCGCGAGGCCCATGAGCGGCCTGAAGGAATGGAAGAGGCGGCCGTCATGATGACGGGGCTGCAGGTGGAACGCGTCCTGCAGGGGCTGACCATCCTGGAACGCCAGCCTCGCGGTGACGACCGGTTGCTGCGGCTGGTGGAGGACTACGCCATGCCGAACGTTTCCGACAAGGTCGTGCGGCTGATCCTGAGTTACACGGACTACGTGAACCGCGTGGTCTGGCGGAAAGACATGTAA
- a CDS encoding NAD-dependent epimerase/dehydratase family protein, with translation MKRIGITGARGLLGTHLHAYLKGQPDTEVVAGGREVFGTAETLQTFVRGCDAIIHLAGMNRGEDADIASTNVLLCEQLIAALTAERARPHLLFSSSTHIERDSAYGVSKRHATSVLRAWAERTGAPFTNLILPGVFGEGGKPFYNSVVSTFCFQVANGESPSVNADAVVEQIHAQEVARQLHHLILEGTTGDVRVTGEQLTVGDLLARLQQFHSLYAAHIIPDVRQDFDRDLFNTYRSYLYPQRYPVALTLHTDARGSLFEAIKSPNGGQAFLSTTHPGITRGNHYHTRKIERFLVTGGEAEIKLRHVTRAEVQTFRVRGDTPVYIDIPTLHTHNITNVGSGVLTTLFWTHELFDPQHPDTYPELVEPA, from the coding sequence TTGAAACGCATCGGCATTACGGGCGCGCGTGGGCTGCTTGGTACTCACCTCCACGCTTATCTGAAGGGGCAGCCTGACACCGAGGTGGTGGCAGGCGGGCGCGAGGTGTTTGGCACGGCTGAAACACTGCAGACTTTCGTGCGGGGGTGCGACGCCATCATTCACCTCGCCGGGATGAACAGGGGAGAGGACGCGGACATCGCCAGCACCAACGTGCTGCTCTGCGAGCAATTGATCGCGGCTCTGACCGCGGAGCGTGCGCGACCGCACCTGCTGTTTTCGTCGTCTACGCATATTGAACGTGACAGCGCATATGGGGTCTCGAAGCGTCACGCGACGAGCGTGCTGCGCGCATGGGCAGAGCGAACCGGAGCGCCCTTTACCAACCTGATCCTGCCGGGGGTCTTCGGGGAGGGCGGGAAGCCGTTTTACAATTCGGTCGTTTCGACCTTCTGCTTTCAGGTGGCCAACGGCGAATCCCCGAGCGTCAACGCGGACGCTGTCGTCGAACAGATTCATGCGCAGGAGGTGGCGCGCCAACTGCATCACCTGATCCTGGAGGGGACCACCGGAGACGTGCGTGTCACCGGAGAACAGCTGACCGTCGGGGATCTGCTCGCCCGCCTGCAGCAGTTCCACAGCCTGTACGCAGCGCACATCATCCCTGACGTACGGCAGGACTTCGACCGGGACCTGTTCAACACGTACCGGTCGTACTTGTACCCGCAGCGTTACCCTGTGGCCCTGACGCTCCACACGGATGCGCGCGGCAGCCTGTTCGAAGCCATCAAGAGTCCGAATGGCGGGCAGGCGTTCTTGTCGACCACGCACCCGGGCATCACCCGCGGCAACCACTACCACACGCGCAAGATCGAGCGTTTCCTGGTTACAGGCGGAGAAGCCGAAATCAAGCTCCGGCATGTTACCCGCGCTGAAGTGCAGACCTTCCGCGTGCGTGGGGACACCCCCGTGTACATCGACATCCCAACGCTGCACACCCATAACATCACCAACGTCGGCTCCGGCGTGCTGACCACGTTGTTCTGGACCCACGAGCTTTTCGACCCTCAGCACCCGGACACCTACCCTGAACTTGTGGAGCCTGCATGA
- a CDS encoding polysaccharide biosynthesis protein, with amino-acid sequence MQNLTGKTILITGGTGSFGNELLQLVKDSGVAEVRVFSRDELKQEQMRVRMKNPKVKFYIGDIRDRQSIDQAMAGVDLVFHAAALKQVPSCEFFPMQAVMTNIVGSHNVIEAAIAHRVASLVCLSTDKAVFPVNAMGMTKGLMEKVATAAARRLGEGDTMISTVRYGNVMYSRGSVIPLFIEQIKQGRPLTVTDPNMTRFLLSLRSAIDLVLFAFEHAQQGDIFVRKAPASTVADLAQALKNIFRSDVPIEIIGTRHAEKLFETLATSGELVKSQDMGDYLRITMDDRDLNYAKYFTEGEPEEALVDDYTSHNTERLSVAQVEELLLSLPDVQRELANFQGAR; translated from the coding sequence ATGCAAAATTTGACAGGTAAAACCATTCTGATTACGGGCGGTACCGGCTCTTTCGGAAATGAGCTGCTTCAATTGGTCAAGGACTCCGGCGTCGCGGAGGTCCGCGTCTTCAGCCGTGATGAGCTCAAGCAGGAACAGATGCGTGTCCGCATGAAAAACCCCAAAGTCAAGTTCTATATCGGGGACATTCGGGACCGACAAAGCATTGATCAGGCCATGGCCGGGGTCGATCTGGTCTTCCACGCGGCCGCGCTCAAGCAGGTGCCGTCGTGTGAGTTCTTCCCCATGCAAGCGGTCATGACCAACATCGTGGGCAGCCACAACGTGATCGAAGCGGCCATCGCCCACCGCGTGGCTTCCCTGGTGTGCCTGAGCACGGACAAGGCCGTGTTCCCGGTGAACGCCATGGGCATGACCAAAGGCCTGATGGAAAAGGTCGCGACCGCTGCTGCCCGCCGACTGGGCGAGGGTGACACCATGATCTCCACGGTCCGTTACGGGAACGTGATGTACTCCCGCGGTTCCGTCATCCCACTGTTTATTGAGCAGATCAAGCAGGGGCGCCCTCTGACCGTCACGGACCCCAACATGACACGTTTCCTTCTTTCGCTGCGAAGCGCGATCGACTTGGTGCTGTTTGCCTTCGAACACGCGCAGCAGGGCGACATCTTCGTTCGCAAGGCCCCCGCCTCCACCGTGGCGGACCTGGCGCAGGCGCTCAAGAACATCTTCCGTTCGGACGTGCCCATCGAGATCATCGGCACCCGTCACGCCGAAAAGCTCTTCGAGACGCTCGCGACTTCCGGTGAACTTGTGAAGTCGCAGGACATGGGTGACTACCTGCGGATCACGATGGACGACCGCGACCTCAACTACGCCAAGTACTTCACGGAGGGCGAACCGGAAGAGGCGTTGGTGGATGATTACACGTCGCACAACACCGAGCGTCTCAGCGTGGCGCAGGTGGAGGAACTGCTGTTGAGCCTGCCGGACGTGCAACGTGAGCTGGCCAACTTCCAGGGCGCACGTTGA
- a CDS encoding glycosyltransferase: MTSSHPLPPPPHTPPAPGRIAAVMDAYLPGRLAGGPVTTLANMTAALSGELDFLVITRNKDIDGQVYADLTPNTLIQTPHSHNLYLDDAHFTAAHIVQRALDLGAQYLYLNSFFSPTVIRLLLYLRRTRPPLKVVLAPRGEFSPGALQLKRAKKQLYLTFFRRLRLDRVVDVFQASAFLEECDIRRQLGPVHVQIAPDIPDAVDDTRAPRFTRGAVPRLVFLSRITPMKNLLYLLKLLAQWPTPLALDVYGPLEDRAYWEACRAAMRHLPEHVQVTYRGVVDHAEVHTVFGQYDGFLFPTQGENFGHVILEALGAGCPVVLSDQTPWQDLDAEGVGWVCDLHHPEQFLRALEALLATPDDALQARRDRCVAYARRTAHDPLVRASNLHLFPHALHRPTTELTTLQEEATCKI, encoded by the coding sequence ATGACGAGCTCCCACCCGCTGCCCCCACCTCCGCACACCCCACCGGCCCCCGGGCGGATCGCCGCCGTCATGGACGCCTACCTGCCCGGCCGACTCGCCGGCGGCCCCGTCACCACCCTGGCGAACATGACCGCCGCCCTGAGCGGCGAGCTGGACTTCCTCGTCATCACCCGCAACAAGGACATCGACGGGCAGGTCTACGCCGACCTCACCCCCAACACCCTGATCCAGACGCCCCACTCCCACAACCTCTACCTGGACGACGCGCACTTCACCGCCGCCCACATCGTGCAGCGCGCGCTGGACCTGGGCGCGCAGTACCTGTACCTGAACAGCTTCTTCTCGCCTACGGTGATCCGCCTGCTGCTGTACCTGCGCCGCACGCGCCCCCCCCTGAAGGTGGTGCTCGCCCCACGCGGCGAGTTCTCCCCGGGCGCCCTGCAGCTCAAACGCGCCAAGAAGCAGCTGTACCTGACGTTCTTCCGCCGCCTGCGCCTCGATCGAGTCGTGGACGTCTTCCAGGCGTCCGCCTTCCTGGAGGAGTGCGACATCCGCCGACAGCTCGGGCCCGTCCACGTTCAGATCGCCCCAGATATTCCGGACGCGGTGGACGACACCCGCGCGCCCCGCTTCACGCGGGGCGCCGTGCCGCGCTTGGTGTTCCTGTCGCGCATCACGCCCATGAAAAACCTGCTGTACCTGCTGAAGCTGCTGGCGCAGTGGCCCACCCCGTTGGCGCTCGACGTGTACGGCCCGCTGGAGGACCGCGCGTACTGGGAAGCCTGCCGCGCAGCGATGCGGCACCTGCCCGAGCACGTGCAGGTCACCTACCGGGGCGTGGTCGACCACGCCGAGGTCCACACGGTGTTCGGGCAGTACGACGGGTTCCTGTTTCCGACGCAGGGGGAGAACTTCGGGCACGTGATTCTGGAGGCGCTGGGCGCCGGCTGCCCGGTGGTGCTGAGTGACCAGACGCCGTGGCAGGACCTGGACGCCGAGGGGGTGGGCTGGGTGTGCGACCTGCACCACCCTGAACAGTTCCTGCGCGCCCTCGAGGCCCTGCTGGCCACCCCGGACGACGCCCTGCAGGCCCGCCGGGACCGCTGCGTGGCGTACGCGCGCCGCACCGCCCATGATCCCCTCGTCCGCGCCAGCAACCTCCACCTCTTCCCGCACGCCCTGCACCGTCCCACAACTGAACTGACCACTCTCCAAGAGGAAGCAACATGCAAAATTTGA
- a CDS encoding O-antigen ligase family protein produces the protein MIFAAPRRAALSVSLLDLLLPLALAASIFPGGVFLSVVCLVILLCNKRLPDGLAGTVLLTLANPAVFQVDIMGFLRYLPLLLGLLLLWPKLRLTDMWVGWTIFACGALLFFNVVMVSALPTISFFKALLFSLTVWNLFNTPRVDWKGFAGRVDRFIPFYLLFSLPALFVPAIGFNVNGLGFQGLTNQPQVFGIWMALGATWLLYRWWTGMTALPPVLSILTLGGLLGSIILSEARTALLSFAIAAVTTWLVVIFRSPKKFGLRLLMALTVIIGTVIGSHNGAALESFIFKRSNASNFLDAAQTSRGFLVDRSLANFREHPVLGIGFGVPSDVASAKITYVPVIDVPIGIALEKGVWLSAALEEQGIVGTTALILMFFALAVYAIRSRNYMGLPLLAYFLSSNLGEMTMFSMGGTGLLQWVLVVAALRLNETRRSREGPASVSLEHAA, from the coding sequence ATGATTTTTGCTGCGCCACGTCGCGCTGCTCTAAGTGTGTCGCTGCTCGACCTGCTCCTGCCGCTCGCTCTGGCTGCCTCAATTTTTCCGGGTGGGGTTTTTCTCTCGGTGGTGTGTTTGGTCATCCTGCTGTGCAATAAACGCCTCCCTGATGGGCTGGCGGGCACAGTCCTGCTGACATTGGCTAACCCTGCGGTGTTTCAAGTGGACATCATGGGTTTTCTGCGGTATCTGCCCCTGCTACTGGGCTTACTGCTGCTCTGGCCAAAACTCAGGCTGACAGATATGTGGGTGGGTTGGACAATTTTTGCTTGTGGAGCACTGCTCTTTTTTAATGTTGTTATGGTTTCAGCTCTACCAACCATATCTTTCTTCAAAGCCTTACTCTTTTCTTTAACAGTTTGGAATCTATTTAACACGCCACGAGTGGACTGGAAAGGATTTGCTGGGAGGGTGGATCGTTTTATACCCTTTTATCTATTATTTAGCCTTCCTGCTTTATTTGTTCCAGCCATTGGCTTTAATGTCAACGGTCTTGGTTTTCAGGGGCTTACTAATCAGCCTCAAGTCTTCGGAATATGGATGGCTCTGGGCGCCACTTGGCTCTTGTACCGCTGGTGGACAGGTATGACAGCCCTGCCGCCAGTCTTATCCATTCTGACATTAGGTGGTTTGCTGGGCAGCATCATCCTGTCCGAAGCCCGGACAGCATTACTGAGCTTCGCGATCGCCGCAGTCACCACATGGCTAGTGGTCATTTTCCGAAGCCCGAAAAAATTCGGACTTCGCCTTTTAATGGCATTAACTGTCATTATTGGCACGGTCATTGGGTCACATAACGGCGCTGCTCTGGAAAGTTTCATCTTTAAGAGATCCAATGCGTCCAATTTTCTGGATGCTGCACAAACTTCCCGCGGATTCCTGGTGGACCGTAGCCTGGCGAACTTCCGCGAACATCCTGTACTGGGAATCGGATTTGGGGTCCCATCTGATGTTGCCAGTGCAAAAATCACTTACGTCCCGGTCATCGATGTCCCTATTGGAATTGCGCTCGAGAAAGGGGTATGGCTCTCGGCTGCTCTTGAGGAACAGGGGATCGTAGGTACGACGGCCTTGATTCTCATGTTCTTTGCCTTGGCCGTTTATGCAATACGCAGCAGAAATTACATGGGGTTACCGCTCCTTGCGTATTTTCTGAGCAGCAACCTTGGAGAGATGACGATGTTCAGCATGGGTGGAACAGGCCTTTTGCAGTGGGTGCTGGTGGTGGCGGCGCTGCGTCTAAACGAAACCAGAAGGTCGCGTGAAGGGCCCGCCTCAGTAAGCTTGGAGCACGCCGCATGA